The following proteins are encoded in a genomic region of Streptomyces collinus Tu 365:
- a CDS encoding 3-hydroxyacyl-CoA dehydrogenase NAD-binding domain-containing protein: MTESTTIRWEQDDTGVITLVLDDPNQSANTMNQAFRDSLAAITDRLEAEKDSIRGIVLTSAKKTFFAGGDLRDLIRVTPETAQDLFDGGLAIKRNLRRIETLGKPVVAAINGAALGGGFELALACHHRVALDTSGTKIGCPEVTLGLLPGGGGVVRTVRLLGIADALLKVLLQGQQYNARRARDNGLVHEVAGTPEELIAKARAFIDANPESQQPWDRPGYRIPGGTPANPKFAANLPAFPATLRKQTGGAPYPAPRSILAAAVEGSQVDFETAQVIEARYFVELAAGQTSKNMIQAFFFDLQAVNSGANRPQGVEPRTVRRVAVLGAGMMGAGIAYSCARAGIEVVLKDVSLEAALKGKGYSEKLCAKAVSRGRTSQEKADALLARITPSADAADLAGCDAVIEAVFEDTALKHKVFQEIESVVAPDALLCSNTSTLPITALAEGVERQADFIGLHFFSPVDKMPLVEIIKGERTGDEALARAFDLVRQINKTPIVVNDSRGFFTSRVIGHFINEGVAMVGEGIEPASVEQAAAQAGYPAKVLSLMDELTLTLPRKIRNESRRAVEEAGGTWTAHPAEAVIDRLVDEFGRTGRSGGAGFYDYAEDGARGGLWPGLREHFTRPGHRIPFRDMQERMLFAEALDTVRLLEEGVLTSVADANIGSILGIGFPGWTGGVLQYINGYEGGAAGFVARARELAETYGERFTPPALLVEKAEKGEPFADSVRP, from the coding sequence ATGACCGAGAGCACCACCATCCGCTGGGAACAGGACGACACCGGGGTCATCACCCTCGTCCTGGACGACCCGAACCAGTCCGCGAACACCATGAACCAGGCGTTCCGCGACTCCCTCGCCGCGATCACCGACCGGCTGGAGGCCGAGAAGGACTCGATCCGCGGCATCGTCCTCACCTCGGCCAAGAAGACCTTCTTCGCGGGCGGCGACCTGCGCGACCTGATCCGGGTCACGCCCGAGACCGCCCAGGACCTGTTCGACGGCGGCCTCGCCATCAAGCGGAACCTGCGCCGCATCGAGACCCTCGGCAAGCCCGTCGTCGCCGCGATCAACGGCGCGGCCCTCGGCGGCGGCTTCGAACTGGCCCTCGCCTGCCACCACCGCGTCGCCCTCGACACCTCCGGCACGAAGATCGGCTGCCCCGAGGTCACCCTCGGGCTGCTCCCCGGCGGCGGCGGGGTCGTCCGCACGGTACGGCTGCTGGGCATCGCCGACGCCCTGCTCAAGGTGCTCCTCCAGGGCCAGCAGTACAACGCCCGCCGCGCCCGGGACAACGGCCTCGTCCACGAGGTCGCCGGCACCCCCGAGGAACTGATCGCCAAGGCCCGCGCCTTCATCGACGCCAACCCCGAGTCCCAGCAGCCCTGGGACAGGCCCGGCTACCGGATCCCGGGCGGCACCCCGGCCAACCCCAAGTTCGCCGCCAACCTGCCCGCCTTCCCGGCCACCCTGCGCAAGCAGACGGGCGGCGCGCCCTACCCGGCGCCGCGCAGCATCCTGGCCGCCGCCGTCGAGGGCTCCCAGGTCGACTTCGAGACCGCCCAGGTCATCGAGGCCCGCTACTTCGTCGAGCTGGCCGCCGGGCAGACCTCGAAGAACATGATCCAGGCGTTCTTCTTCGACCTCCAGGCCGTCAACTCCGGCGCCAACCGTCCCCAGGGCGTCGAGCCCCGCACGGTCCGCAGGGTCGCCGTCCTCGGCGCGGGCATGATGGGCGCCGGCATCGCCTACTCGTGCGCCCGCGCGGGCATCGAGGTCGTCCTCAAGGACGTCTCCCTGGAGGCGGCCCTCAAGGGCAAGGGCTACTCCGAGAAGCTGTGCGCCAAGGCCGTCTCCCGGGGCCGCACCAGCCAGGAGAAGGCCGACGCGCTCCTCGCCCGGATCACCCCGAGCGCCGACGCCGCCGACCTCGCGGGCTGCGACGCGGTGATCGAGGCCGTCTTCGAGGACACCGCGCTCAAGCACAAGGTGTTCCAGGAGATCGAGTCGGTCGTCGCGCCCGACGCGCTGCTGTGCTCCAACACCTCCACGCTGCCCATCACCGCGCTCGCCGAGGGCGTGGAGCGCCAGGCCGACTTCATCGGGCTGCACTTCTTCTCGCCCGTCGACAAGATGCCGCTCGTCGAGATCATCAAGGGCGAGCGGACCGGCGACGAGGCCCTCGCCCGGGCCTTCGACCTGGTCCGGCAGATCAACAAGACGCCGATCGTCGTCAACGACTCGCGCGGCTTCTTCACCTCCCGGGTGATCGGCCACTTCATCAACGAGGGCGTCGCCATGGTCGGCGAGGGCATCGAGCCCGCCTCGGTCGAGCAGGCCGCCGCCCAGGCCGGCTACCCGGCCAAGGTCCTCTCCCTGATGGACGAGCTGACCCTCACCCTCCCGCGCAAGATCCGCAACGAGTCGCGGCGGGCCGTGGAGGAGGCGGGCGGCACCTGGACCGCGCACCCGGCGGAGGCGGTCATCGACCGGCTGGTCGACGAGTTCGGCCGCACCGGCCGCAGCGGCGGCGCCGGCTTCTACGACTACGCCGAGGACGGCGCACGCGGCGGTCTGTGGCCCGGCCTGCGCGAGCACTTCACCAGGCCCGGGCACCGGATCCCGTTCCGCGACATGCAGGAGCGGATGCTCTTCGCCGAGGCGCTCGACACCGTACGCCTGCTGGAGGAGGGCGTGCTGACCTCCGTCGCCGACGCCAACATCGGCTCCATCCTCGGCATCGGCTTCCCCGGCTGGACCGGCGGCGTGCTCCAGTACATCAACGGCTACGAGGGCGGGGCCGCCGGCTTCGTCGCCCGCGCCCGCGAACTGGCCGAGACCTACGGCGAGCGGTTCACGCCGCCCGCGCTGCTGGTCGAGAAGGCGGAGAAGGGGGAGCCGTTCGCCGACTCAGTCCGTCCGTGA
- a CDS encoding MerR family transcriptional regulator, translated as MTTDAAEPTLTIDELAARTGVTVRTVRFYGSKGLLPPPVIGPRRVGRYGPGHVARLALIEELRQQGMTLAAIERYLGRLPAGIGADDLAIHRAVVASWAPEAVETVTREELDRRAGRPLGEEDVERLAAMNVVGPADDGTFRVDAGLLRLGVQLLDVPLSQESILAARKVLVEHSRAAAHELSRLFRGAVAERADEDVRSLSAHMQPLVVQALLTTFQRSLREELGEWLTGSRTD; from the coding sequence ATGACGACCGACGCCGCGGAGCCCACCCTCACGATCGACGAGCTGGCCGCGCGGACGGGCGTCACGGTCCGCACCGTCCGCTTCTACGGCAGCAAGGGGCTGCTCCCGCCGCCGGTGATCGGGCCGCGCCGGGTGGGGCGCTACGGACCGGGGCACGTGGCCCGGCTGGCCCTCATCGAGGAGCTGCGGCAGCAGGGCATGACCCTGGCCGCGATCGAGCGCTACCTGGGGCGGCTGCCGGCCGGCATCGGCGCGGACGATCTCGCGATCCACCGGGCGGTGGTCGCGTCCTGGGCGCCGGAGGCCGTCGAGACGGTCACCCGCGAGGAGCTCGACCGGCGGGCCGGGCGGCCGCTGGGCGAGGAGGACGTGGAACGCCTCGCGGCGATGAACGTGGTGGGCCCCGCGGACGACGGCACGTTCCGGGTGGACGCCGGGCTGCTCCGCCTCGGCGTCCAACTCCTCGACGTGCCGCTGTCGCAGGAGTCCATCCTCGCGGCGCGCAAGGTGCTCGTCGAGCACTCGCGCGCCGCGGCCCACGAGCTGTCCCGGCTCTTCCGCGGCGCGGTGGCCGAGCGCGCCGACGAGGACGTGCGGTCCCTGTCGGCGCACATGCAGCCGCTGGTGGTGCAGGCCCTGCTGACCACGTTCCAGCGGTCGCTGCGGGAGGAGCTGGGCGAATGGCTCACCGGGTCACGGACGGACTGA
- a CDS encoding amino acid permease has translation MSNKAVEPAQTAAHARAAGSPADAGDAGYSKDLKARHVNMIAIGGAIGTGLLLGAGGRLHNAGPALALAYLVCGVFAFFVVRALGELVLYRPSSGSFVSYAREFLGEKGAYVAGWMYFLNWSTTGIADITAIALYTHYWSLFTSIPQWVLALIALAVVLTVNLISVKIFGEMEFWFAIIKVATIVGFMLIGIFLLATQHKVGGHTPGTSVITGNGGVFPHGVMPVVLVMQGVIFAYAALELVGVAAGETAEPEKVVPRAVNSIMWRVGLFYVGSVVLLALLLPGSVYSADESPFVTVLSKIGVPAAGDVMNLVVLTAAMSSLNSGLYSTGRILRSMAMAGSAPKFTARMNRSQVPYGGILLTCAVCVLGVGLNYLMPSQAFEIVLNVASLGIISTWVIIMLCHMLFVRRARAGLVTRPHFKLKFSPVTEIATIVFLLVCLGMMGNDPEVGRKTLLLIPVLAVMLVAGWFAVRKRVSQNAEEELNRMSPDPK, from the coding sequence GTGAGCAACAAAGCCGTGGAACCGGCGCAGACCGCCGCTCATGCCCGGGCGGCCGGATCCCCCGCGGACGCGGGCGACGCCGGTTACAGCAAGGACCTCAAGGCCCGCCACGTCAACATGATCGCCATCGGCGGCGCCATCGGCACCGGACTCCTCCTGGGCGCCGGCGGCCGGCTGCACAACGCGGGCCCCGCGCTCGCCCTGGCGTACCTCGTCTGCGGCGTCTTCGCCTTCTTCGTCGTCCGCGCCCTCGGCGAGCTGGTGCTCTACCGCCCGTCCTCCGGGTCCTTCGTGTCCTACGCCCGTGAGTTCCTGGGCGAGAAGGGCGCCTACGTCGCCGGCTGGATGTACTTCCTGAACTGGTCGACCACCGGCATCGCCGACATCACCGCGATCGCGCTCTACACGCACTACTGGAGCCTGTTCACCTCGATCCCGCAGTGGGTGCTGGCGCTGATCGCCCTCGCGGTGGTGCTCACGGTGAACCTGATCTCGGTGAAGATCTTCGGCGAGATGGAGTTCTGGTTCGCGATCATCAAGGTCGCGACCATCGTCGGCTTCATGCTGATCGGCATCTTCCTGCTCGCCACCCAGCACAAGGTCGGCGGCCACACCCCCGGCACGAGCGTCATCACCGGCAACGGCGGGGTCTTCCCGCACGGTGTGATGCCGGTCGTCCTGGTCATGCAGGGCGTGATCTTCGCCTACGCCGCCCTGGAGCTGGTCGGCGTGGCCGCCGGCGAGACCGCCGAGCCGGAGAAGGTCGTCCCGCGCGCGGTGAACTCGATCATGTGGCGGGTGGGCCTGTTCTACGTCGGCTCGGTCGTGCTGCTCGCGCTGCTGCTGCCCGGTTCGGTCTACTCCGCCGACGAGAGCCCGTTCGTGACGGTGCTGTCCAAGATCGGCGTCCCGGCGGCCGGCGACGTGATGAACCTGGTCGTGCTGACCGCCGCGATGTCCTCGCTGAACTCCGGTCTGTACTCCACCGGCCGCATCCTGCGCTCCATGGCCATGGCCGGTTCCGCGCCGAAGTTCACCGCCCGCATGAACCGCAGCCAGGTCCCCTACGGCGGCATCCTGCTCACCTGCGCGGTCTGTGTGCTCGGCGTCGGCCTGAACTACCTCATGCCCAGCCAGGCCTTCGAGATCGTGCTGAACGTCGCCTCCCTCGGCATCATCAGCACCTGGGTGATCATCATGCTGTGCCACATGCTGTTCGTCCGCCGTGCCCGCGCGGGCCTGGTGACCCGGCCGCACTTCAAGCTGAAGTTCAGCCCGGTCACGGAGATCGCCACGATCGTCTTCCTGCTGGTCTGCCTCGGCATGATGGGGAACGACCCCGAGGTCGGCCGCAAGACCCTGCTCCTCATCCCGGTGCTCGCCGTCATGCTGGTCGCCGGCTGGTTCGCCGTGCGCAAGCGGGTGTCCCAGAACGCCGAGGAGGAGCTGAACCGGATGTCCCCGGACCCGAAGTAG
- a CDS encoding macro domain-containing protein: MTEIVYVRGDATAPFAEGPKVIAHVCNDVGGWGRGFVLALSRRWPEPEAAYRAWHRGRAGNDFALGAVQLVEVGARLWVANMIGQRGVRTGGKGVPVRYEAIDAGLGRLAGEAVERGASVHMPRIGCGLAGGSWSRVEPLVRERLVARGVAVTVYDHGEAAG, from the coding sequence ATCACGGAGATCGTGTACGTCCGGGGTGACGCCACCGCCCCGTTCGCCGAGGGACCCAAGGTCATCGCCCATGTCTGCAACGACGTCGGCGGCTGGGGCAGGGGCTTCGTCCTCGCGCTCTCCCGGCGCTGGCCGGAGCCCGAGGCCGCCTACCGCGCCTGGCACCGGGGGCGCGCGGGGAACGACTTCGCTCTGGGCGCCGTCCAGCTCGTCGAGGTCGGCGCGCGTCTGTGGGTCGCGAACATGATCGGACAGCGCGGCGTCCGGACCGGCGGCAAGGGCGTCCCGGTCCGGTACGAGGCGATCGACGCCGGCCTCGGCCGGCTCGCCGGGGAAGCGGTGGAACGGGGCGCGTCCGTGCACATGCCCCGCATAGGCTGCGGTCTGGCGGGCGGCAGCTGGTCCCGCGTCGAACCGCTCGTCAGGGAGCGGCTGGTGGCGCGGGGCGTCGCGGTGACGGTCTACGACCACGGGGAGGCCGCGGGATGA
- a CDS encoding PfkB family carbohydrate kinase, which translates to MTARAGDHDVLVLGGAGVDTIVHVPELPLPYADSYMIDSGIRTRAGQTGDFVSVGLAALGLRTHHLDLLGDDPEGDLVRALHRERGIGLTALPQPAGTKRAVNLVGPDGRRLSLYDTSRSHPGDRFPQELLRDLARAGRHVHVTITQPCAEALPVLAGTGVPLSTDLHDWDGENPYHEPFALAADVVFLSAAALDDPERTMRRIAGRGRAEVVVATAGAEGAHLLADGELTRIPAVPPPAPVVDSNGAGDAFAAAFLYGRLTGEPPARCARFGAVAGAYACTVPATRTEAVGRDELLAGAARSAV; encoded by the coding sequence ATGACCGCACGGGCAGGGGACCACGACGTACTGGTGCTGGGCGGAGCGGGGGTCGACACGATCGTCCACGTCCCCGAGCTGCCGCTCCCGTACGCCGACAGCTACATGATCGACTCGGGGATCCGCACCCGCGCGGGCCAGACCGGCGACTTCGTCTCGGTGGGCCTGGCCGCGCTCGGCCTGCGCACCCACCATCTCGACCTGCTCGGCGACGACCCCGAAGGCGACCTCGTGCGCGCCCTGCACCGGGAGCGGGGCATCGGCCTGACCGCCCTGCCGCAGCCCGCGGGGACCAAGCGCGCGGTCAACCTCGTCGGCCCGGACGGCCGCCGGCTGTCCCTGTACGACACCAGCCGCTCCCACCCGGGCGACCGCTTCCCGCAGGAGTTGCTGCGGGACCTCGCCCGGGCCGGCCGGCACGTGCACGTGACCATCACCCAGCCCTGCGCCGAGGCCCTGCCCGTGCTGGCCGGGACGGGCGTGCCCCTCTCGACCGACCTGCACGACTGGGACGGCGAGAACCCGTACCACGAGCCGTTCGCGCTCGCCGCGGACGTCGTCTTCCTGTCCGCCGCCGCGCTGGACGACCCCGAGCGGACCATGCGCCGCATCGCCGGGCGCGGCCGGGCCGAGGTGGTCGTCGCCACCGCGGGAGCCGAGGGCGCCCACCTGCTGGCGGACGGCGAGCTGACCCGGATACCCGCCGTGCCGCCGCCCGCGCCGGTGGTCGACTCCAACGGCGCGGGCGACGCCTTCGCCGCCGCGTTCCTCTACGGCCGCCTCACCGGCGAGCCGCCGGCCCGGTGCGCCCGGTTCGGCGCGGTCGCCGGGGCGTACGCCTGCACCGTCCCGGCCACCCGGACGGAGGCGGTGGGCCGGGACGAGCTGCTGGCGGGGGCGGCCCGGTCGGCGGTGTGA
- a CDS encoding M1 family metallopeptidase, which produces MHRRIIMPGALAAASLLLAIPASAATPSPGAPGIGDPYYPYYGNGGYDVSHYDLRLRYQPRTDELEGTATIQARTTQDLSSFDLDFLLDVSEVRVNGAKAAFTHSQQHELVVTPKTPLAEGTTATVVVRYRGVPSTKSAYGFTAWHRTPDGAVAADEPESAWWWFPSNDHPSDKATYDVSVAVPDGTQAISNGTLQSTVSKLGWTRYSWRQNKPQATYLATLALGRFDITTGTSEGGVPVINAYSKDLGDNDGAARASVERTGEIVDWLSGYFGPYPFSSAGGYVPNTTTGYALETQTRVYYSPKQFANGSNTSVVVHELAHQWYGDDVSLKRWKDIWINEGFARYAQWLWSEHEGESTTQELADYVYDSHPAGDAFWTVRPGDPGPDGQFDIAVYDRGALAIQALRDKVGDQAFFAVLKGWPRDHAYGNASVTDFRRYAERVSGKKLTALFDTWLFQPVKPGASAARAASLAKAGTPVAQPRSWKRIAATDDVHGR; this is translated from the coding sequence GTGCACCGCAGAATCATCATGCCGGGCGCACTCGCGGCGGCCTCCCTGCTGCTGGCGATCCCGGCATCGGCCGCGACCCCCTCCCCGGGCGCGCCGGGCATCGGCGACCCCTACTACCCGTACTACGGCAACGGCGGCTACGACGTCTCGCACTACGACCTGCGGCTGCGCTACCAGCCGAGGACGGACGAACTGGAGGGCACGGCGACGATCCAGGCCCGGACCACGCAGGACCTGTCCAGCTTCGACCTGGACTTCCTGCTGGACGTGAGCGAGGTCCGGGTCAACGGCGCCAAGGCCGCGTTCACCCACTCCCAGCAGCACGAACTGGTCGTCACCCCGAAGACGCCGCTGGCCGAGGGGACCACGGCCACCGTCGTCGTCCGCTACCGCGGGGTGCCGTCGACGAAGAGCGCCTACGGCTTCACCGCCTGGCACCGCACCCCGGACGGCGCGGTGGCCGCCGACGAGCCCGAGTCCGCCTGGTGGTGGTTCCCGAGCAACGACCACCCCAGCGACAAGGCCACCTACGACGTGTCGGTGGCCGTGCCGGACGGCACCCAGGCCATCTCCAACGGCACCCTGCAGTCCACCGTCTCCAAGCTCGGCTGGACCCGCTACAGCTGGCGGCAGAACAAGCCGCAGGCCACCTATCTGGCCACCCTCGCGCTGGGCAGGTTCGACATCACCACCGGCACCTCCGAGGGCGGGGTACCGGTGATCAACGCCTACAGCAAGGACCTCGGCGACAACGACGGGGCCGCCCGGGCGAGCGTCGAGCGCACCGGGGAGATCGTCGACTGGCTGAGCGGCTACTTCGGGCCGTACCCCTTCTCCTCCGCGGGCGGCTACGTGCCGAACACCACCACCGGGTACGCGCTGGAGACCCAGACCCGCGTCTACTACAGCCCGAAGCAGTTCGCGAACGGCTCCAACACCTCGGTGGTCGTGCACGAGCTGGCCCACCAGTGGTACGGCGACGACGTGTCGCTCAAGCGCTGGAAGGACATCTGGATCAACGAGGGCTTCGCGCGGTACGCGCAGTGGCTGTGGTCCGAGCACGAGGGCGAGAGCACCACTCAGGAACTCGCCGACTACGTGTACGACTCGCACCCGGCCGGCGACGCGTTCTGGACCGTGCGGCCCGGCGACCCGGGCCCGGACGGCCAGTTCGACATCGCCGTCTACGACCGGGGCGCGCTCGCCATCCAGGCCCTGCGCGACAAGGTCGGCGACCAGGCGTTCTTCGCCGTTCTCAAGGGCTGGCCCCGCGACCACGCGTACGGCAACGCCTCGGTGACCGACTTCCGCAGGTACGCCGAGCGGGTGTCCGGCAAGAAGCTGACCGCGCTGTTCGACACCTGGCTGTTCCAGCCGGTCAAGCCGGGTGCCTCCGCGGCACGCGCCGCCTCGCTCGCGAAGGCGGGCACGCCGGTGGCGCAGCCGCGGTCGTGGAAGCGGATCGCGGCGACCGACGACGTGCACGGCCGCTGA
- a CDS encoding Xaa-Pro dipeptidyl-peptidase has translation MPIRTPLRTPIRTRFTIWRTCAAAAVTALTAAFLTPVAAQAAPPRESRPVYSYAHAVRESVWVGTGLDEDGDGHEDRVAADIVRPSEPARQGRKVPVIMDASPYYSCCGRGNESQVKTYDTHGHVVGMPLFYDNFFVPRGYAFVGVDLAGTARSDGCVDVGGRSDVRSAKAVVDWLNGRARAYTTRTGTRTVKATWTNGRTGMIGKSWDGTIANGVAATGVRGLRTVVPISAISSWYDYYFAQGAPLYDGGPDELAGYVESDAARAHCAAVQKRLADGSPRSGDWTPLWTGRNYVKDAAKVRASVFLVHGTQDLNVRTKHFGQWWDALARHGVKRKIWLSQTGHVDPFDYRRGAWVDTLHRWFDHELLGYDNGIDREPMADVERHPGQWVTTRVWPPLGTRATTLRPAPGTTAGVGTLGLGRATGTETLTDDPGLSETDWAARLTTPTPEKAGFLTAPLTRALRLSGSSRVTLTVTPTTSSAHLSAVLVDVGPDTIRDYADGGEGITTLTDRTCWGRSTAGDSACYKETRAKTVHVDYTVFSRGWADLGHHASLSRGVPLTPGRAYTMTLDLAATDHVVPEGHRLALIVAGTDKGLIDPPATRPTLTLDLSRTTASLPLVGGAPAFRSALPRGTSAAPAPQRLHGIRPAPPARRLPTS, from the coding sequence ATGCCGATTCGCACGCCCCTACGCACGCCGATACGCACGCGCTTCACGATCTGGAGAACGTGCGCGGCCGCGGCCGTCACCGCCCTGACGGCCGCCTTCCTCACCCCCGTCGCCGCGCAGGCCGCGCCACCGCGCGAGAGCCGGCCCGTCTACTCGTACGCGCACGCCGTCCGCGAGTCGGTCTGGGTGGGCACCGGCCTCGACGAGGACGGCGACGGTCACGAGGACCGCGTCGCCGCCGACATCGTCCGGCCCTCCGAACCGGCCCGTCAGGGCCGCAAGGTGCCGGTGATCATGGACGCCAGCCCGTACTACTCCTGCTGCGGGCGCGGCAACGAGAGCCAGGTCAAGACGTACGACACGCACGGTCACGTCGTCGGGATGCCGCTCTTCTACGACAACTTCTTCGTGCCCCGCGGCTACGCCTTCGTCGGCGTCGACCTCGCCGGCACGGCCCGGTCCGACGGCTGTGTGGACGTGGGCGGCCGGTCCGACGTCCGCTCCGCGAAGGCCGTCGTCGACTGGCTGAACGGGCGCGCCAGGGCGTACACCACCCGCACCGGCACGAGGACCGTCAAGGCCACCTGGACCAACGGGCGGACCGGCATGATCGGCAAGAGCTGGGACGGCACCATCGCCAACGGCGTGGCGGCCACCGGCGTCCGGGGCCTGAGGACCGTCGTCCCGATCAGCGCCATCTCCTCCTGGTACGACTACTACTTCGCGCAGGGCGCCCCGCTGTACGACGGCGGCCCCGACGAGCTGGCCGGCTACGTCGAGAGCGACGCCGCCCGGGCGCACTGCGCGGCGGTGCAGAAGCGGCTCGCCGACGGCAGCCCGCGCAGCGGCGACTGGACCCCTCTGTGGACCGGGCGGAACTACGTCAAGGACGCGGCCAAGGTGCGGGCCAGCGTGTTCCTCGTGCACGGCACGCAGGACCTGAACGTGCGCACCAAGCACTTCGGGCAGTGGTGGGACGCCCTCGCGAGGCACGGCGTGAAGCGCAAGATCTGGCTCTCCCAGACCGGCCACGTCGACCCCTTCGACTACCGGCGCGGCGCCTGGGTCGACACCCTGCACCGCTGGTTCGACCACGAACTCCTCGGCTACGACAACGGCATCGACCGCGAGCCGATGGCCGACGTCGAACGCCACCCCGGCCAGTGGGTCACCACCAGGGTCTGGCCGCCGCTCGGCACCCGCGCCACCACCCTGCGCCCGGCCCCCGGCACCACGGCCGGCGTCGGCACCCTGGGCCTCGGCCGGGCCACCGGCACCGAGACCCTCACCGACGACCCCGGGCTGAGCGAGACCGACTGGGCCGCACGGCTCACCACGCCCACGCCCGAGAAGGCCGGCTTCCTCACCGCGCCCCTCACCCGCGCCCTGCGCCTGTCCGGCTCCTCGCGGGTGACCCTGACCGTCACCCCGACCACCTCCTCGGCGCACCTGTCCGCCGTGCTCGTCGACGTCGGACCGGACACGATCCGCGACTACGCCGACGGCGGCGAGGGCATCACCACGCTCACCGACCGCACCTGCTGGGGACGGAGCACGGCCGGGGACAGCGCCTGCTACAAGGAGACCCGGGCCAAGACGGTCCACGTCGACTACACCGTGTTCAGCCGCGGCTGGGCCGACCTCGGCCACCACGCTTCGCTGAGCAGGGGCGTCCCGCTCACCCCGGGCCGGGCCTACACCATGACCCTCGACCTGGCGGCCACCGACCACGTGGTCCCCGAGGGGCACCGGCTCGCGCTGATCGTCGCCGGCACGGACAAGGGCCTGATCGACCCGCCGGCCACCCGCCCGACCCTCACCCTGGACCTCTCCCGCACGACGGCGAGCCTCCCCCTGGTGGGCGGCGCCCCGGCCTTCAGGTCGGCGCTCCCGCGCGGCACCTCGGCCGCCCCCGCCCCGCAACGCCTGCACGGCATACGCCCGGCACCCCCGGCCCGCCGCCTCCCGACGAGCTGA
- a CDS encoding FAD-dependent oxidoreductase: MIVVGSGVAGLTTAVVLAESGRRVSVWAREPAGRTTSAVAGGLWWPYRIEPEPLVGAWALETLRVYEELADRPAETGVRLVEGVHRGARLDELGEWAGRVPGLRAVADGLAARLPLIDMPAHLAWLRGRLTEAGGTVRERDVTDLAAVPAGVVVNCTGLGARSLVPDPAVRPVRGQLVVVENPGITTWFTSVDHASDASTYFFPQPDGLVLGGTAEEDAWSPEPDPATAAAIVERCAAVRPEIAGARVLAHRVGLRPARDAVRLERRLLPDGRTLVHNYGHGGAGVTVAWGCAREAAALASG; this comes from the coding sequence GTGATCGTGGTCGGGAGCGGGGTCGCCGGGCTGACGACGGCCGTGGTGCTGGCCGAGTCGGGCCGCCGGGTGTCGGTGTGGGCCCGGGAGCCCGCCGGGCGCACCACCTCGGCCGTCGCCGGCGGGCTGTGGTGGCCCTACCGGATCGAGCCCGAGCCGCTGGTCGGGGCGTGGGCGCTGGAGACCCTCCGGGTGTACGAGGAGCTGGCGGACCGCCCGGCCGAGACGGGCGTACGCCTGGTCGAGGGCGTGCACCGGGGGGCCCGGCTGGACGAGCTGGGTGAGTGGGCGGGCCGGGTGCCGGGGCTGCGCGCGGTCGCCGACGGGCTCGCGGCGCGGCTGCCGTTGATCGACATGCCGGCCCATCTGGCGTGGCTGCGGGGGCGGTTGACCGAGGCGGGCGGCACGGTGCGGGAGCGCGACGTCACCGACCTGGCCGCCGTCCCGGCCGGTGTGGTGGTCAACTGCACCGGCCTGGGGGCCCGTTCCCTGGTGCCGGACCCGGCGGTGCGTCCGGTGCGCGGGCAGCTCGTCGTGGTGGAGAACCCGGGGATCACCACCTGGTTCACGTCCGTCGACCACGCCTCGGACGCCTCGACCTACTTCTTCCCGCAGCCGGACGGACTGGTCCTCGGCGGTACGGCGGAGGAGGACGCCTGGTCACCGGAGCCCGACCCGGCGACCGCCGCCGCGATCGTCGAGCGGTGCGCGGCGGTCCGGCCGGAGATCGCCGGGGCACGGGTGCTGGCGCACCGGGTCGGCCTCAGACCCGCCCGCGACGCGGTACGCCTGGAACGGCGGCTTCTGCCGGACGGCCGGACCCTGGTGCACAACTACGGTCACGGCGGAGCCGGCGTCACGGTGGCCTGGGGCTGCGCCCGAGAGGCGGCGGCCCTGGCGTCGGGCTGA